A segment of the Deltaproteobacteria bacterium genome:
CTTTAGACTTTTGCCTCTATTCCTAATGCTTGCGGCACCAATGGAATCTCCCCACGCCGCCGCGCCGCTCACAAAAGTCCTGCTCACCACCGGCTCGGTGAGCGAACGGGAGGCGGCGGTTTACGTCGCTCAAGAACTGGGCTACTTCCGTAAATATGGCCTGGAGGTCCAGTTCATCCAAGCGCGCAACGGGCCGGTCGGCATGGCCGCGCTAAGCTCCGGCGAGTCACAATTTCATTGGGGGTCGGTGTCGGGCGCCAATCTTGGCGCCATCGCCGAAGGCGCCGATATCGTATTCGTCGCCGGCTTCATCAATCGCCTCACCGGCATGTTCATCGCCCAGCCGAAAATCAAAAACCCCGGCGAGCTGCGCGGCAAGAGCGTCGGCGTCAACAGCCTCAGCGGCGGCGGTTGGATTTTTTCCATGCTGACTCTGGACCATTGGGGGCTTCAGCCGGAGCGCGACAAGATTCAGTTCCGATCCCTCGGCGATCAAACCGTCATGGTGCAAGGATTCATGGCCGGTATCGTCGACGCGGTGTTGGTCGGCTACGCCCATGGAAAAAATTTGCAGAACAATGGCTACAGCGTGCTCGCCGACGTCGAGAAGCTGCCAATCGCCTACCAAGGCTCGGGGCTGATGTCGCGGCGCAACTTCATGCGCAGTCAACCGGCGGTGGCGGAAAATGTCTTTCGCGGTTTGCTCGACGCCGTGAACTTTATCCGCAACCCGGCCAACAAGCCGGAAGTGATCCGCGCCCTCGCCAAGGGCATGCGCTTGCGCAAACTAGAAGATGCCGAGGAAGGTTATCAAAGCCTGCCGACGCTTTATGACAAGAAGATCTATCCAAGCGTCGACGGCATTCGCAACGTCATTCGTTTATTGGGTACGACCAATGAAAAAATTCGCCGGCTCAAAGCGGAAGAGCTGATCGAAGACAGTGTGCTGAGAAAATTGGAGAAGGAAGGCCGATTCTAAAACCAACCGCGGGTCATTCGTTAGCGCTGCATATTGACGCGCAAGCCGATTTCCGACACCGCCGCCGCGGTATCGGCGGACAAAGAAGCAGTCTTCTCGAAATTGGGATTGATCAAGGTCAATCCGAGCAACACCAACATGACAAATCCTAACGCTAACAGTGGTTTTGTCGTCTCATTCATAAATCGCCTCCCAACCCGTCTGGACACGATCTGATAAACTTCACAAAATCCATAATCCATTTGACGCTGAGCCCGTCCCTTCGTTTACGCTTGGCGCCGGACCCCGCGCTGCTTCCTTCAGCTAACCGGATAAAGACGCAAGCATCGTGCCTCGGAGAAATGCCAGTAAAACCGGCGATCGCAATGGATCTTGCGCGGCTTCTTGGTAATGCCAAACCGCAATAACCGGCCACAATTGTGCGCTGAAGACAAATCTGGCCCGCATTCGGTTGCGAATTTAGCGCTTGACCGGCGCGCCTCACCTACCCTATTTTAGCCGCATACCAACCGAGGTGAGCGATGTTTGGATTTAACATTTTGCCAATTCCCCTACGAACGCTAATTCTCCCGACGATTCTGCTGAGCGCCGTCACCAGCGGCGCATTGGCGCAGAGCCGCAACACCCGGCCGCTGCGCGTCGCCTACCTGAGCACGACGGTCACCATGGCGCCGGTTTGGATGGCCAAAGAGACCGGCGCCTTCGCCAAGGAAGGGTTGGACATCGAAGTTCTCTCCATGAACTCCAGCAGCGCGATCCCAGCGCTTATCGCCAACGAGGTCGACATCGTGGAAGTCTCCGCCGCGCCCGTGCTCACGGCCGCGTTGCGCGGCATCGACGTGACATTCATCGCTGGTCTGTTGAACACCATGATTTGGGATTTTTACGTACGTCCGGAAATCAAGAGCGCCGAGCAGCTCCGAGGCAAAATAATCGGCACCGATCGTCCGGCAACGCCGGTGGCTTACGGCACCCTGGTGGCGCTAAAAAAGCTTGGCTTGACTGCGAAGGATGTCCAGCTCCGTCCGCTCGGCAGCAGCCCGCAGATTGTCGCGGCGTTCTACGCTAACCAAATCGTCGGCGGCGTGGGCTCGCCGCCGGCCAGCTTCAAGATGGAGCGGGATGGATTTCATTCTCTAGTGAGCTTGATCGCCGAGCCCTATCAAAATGTCGGTTTGGTCGCGCGCAAAGGCCGTATCGAAGAGCTAAGTCCGCGCCTGGTCCAGCTCCTGCGCGCCGTGCGCAGCGGCATCGACCGTTTCTACGCCGATAAACCCTTCACCGTGAAAGTCATCGGCAAATATTCAAAGGAAACCGACCCCGATGTGCTCGACCGCAGTTATGAGTTCTTCAAGAAAGCCGGCTTCCGCCGCGAGCTGGTGACTTCAGAGCCGGGGCTGCAAGGGATTCTCGATTTTCTTAGCGAATCGATCCCCGAAGCGAAAACTGCCAAACCGTCGCAGTTCTTCGACGACCGCATCGTGCGCCAGGTGAATGCTGGAAAATAATGTGGACCGCATGAATCCGAAAGTCTCCCTTTGTAAAGG
Coding sequences within it:
- a CDS encoding ABC transporter substrate-binding protein; the encoded protein is MMRIPFRLLPLFLMLAAPMESPHAAAPLTKVLLTTGSVSEREAAVYVAQELGYFRKYGLEVQFIQARNGPVGMAALSSGESQFHWGSVSGANLGAIAEGADIVFVAGFINRLTGMFIAQPKIKNPGELRGKSVGVNSLSGGGWIFSMLTLDHWGLQPERDKIQFRSLGDQTVMVQGFMAGIVDAVLVGYAHGKNLQNNGYSVLADVEKLPIAYQGSGLMSRRNFMRSQPAVAENVFRGLLDAVNFIRNPANKPEVIRALAKGMRLRKLEDAEEGYQSLPTLYDKKIYPSVDGIRNVIRLLGTTNEKIRRLKAEELIEDSVLRKLEKEGRF
- a CDS encoding ABC transporter substrate-binding protein translates to MFGFNILPIPLRTLILPTILLSAVTSGALAQSRNTRPLRVAYLSTTVTMAPVWMAKETGAFAKEGLDIEVLSMNSSSAIPALIANEVDIVEVSAAPVLTAALRGIDVTFIAGLLNTMIWDFYVRPEIKSAEQLRGKIIGTDRPATPVAYGTLVALKKLGLTAKDVQLRPLGSSPQIVAAFYANQIVGGVGSPPASFKMERDGFHSLVSLIAEPYQNVGLVARKGRIEELSPRLVQLLRAVRSGIDRFYADKPFTVKVIGKYSKETDPDVLDRSYEFFKKAGFRRELVTSEPGLQGILDFLSESIPEAKTAKPSQFFDDRIVRQVNAGK